In Setaria viridis chromosome 5, Setaria_viridis_v4.0, whole genome shotgun sequence, the genomic stretch GGCAGTTTTTAGCAGACGAAAATGACCAAGGTATCTTCaaaattcatatttttattcTGGAGCTTAATTTTTCTTAATAATCCTGATGTTCAATAGTTATAGTTGAAGTTAATTTTACGAAAGAAAATAAGGCGGATTATGGGAGTGTGTGACTTTATATTCTTTGAAAACTATAATGTACATTATGAATATGCTTTATTTTATAAGTTTAAAACCCCATTGATCTTGTCATACTATTTCGTTTGCAGGAGAACATCCTTTGCCTAGTGTGAGAGTTGAGGAAACGATTTGTGTTCTTCAAGAGCTTGCTAGACTAATCATAGACATTGACGCAGCTAATGCTCTCAACATACCTACATATCTGAAAGAAGCTTTGGGGGAAAACAAATCCCATGGACGAGCTCATTTATTGTCTTTGCTTCCCACTTTCTCTGAGCTTGTTGTCTCAAGGTAAGAAAAAGGTTTCTGGTAATTCTTGGATTTTTGAGGCACAGCTGACAGCTTGTGGACCATGGCAGTGTTTTTAATGCCTAGGCCATTTATCATAGCCAGCAACTTGTGCTTTCCCATGCTGGACTAGAAAACTCTGATCACGTGACATGATGGAGGCCAAAACTTCTTGATCTTTTTTCCCCCTCCGTTTCTGTTTGTACTGACAATCAACATTTTAAAGTTGAAGTTTTTGTCCTCATACAATCCACATGCACAATAAGATAAACTCTAGAAAGTGTGGTGTAGATATTGAATATTAGGGACTTCACCATAATCTCTAAAATAAGGTATTGGCTAGCTTAAGTCATTTCTAATAATTGAGTGTAGATAGTTAGCATCCCGTCGCAAATTTGTTACAACTAAGTTAGTCCATGCACAATGGATAGTTGAACTAAACCGTGCATGTCTGTTGAGATACCTGCCTAATTTACTGTGCAAACTTGAACTATCTGCCACTGCTAACCTGTCAGTCCCATTCTTCAAAACCGTGGTTCCTCCTTGAATGTTCTGTTTGTTAACAAAAAAGCTGGTGTTGGATCTCTGTGAATACTTGTTCATTCCATTTTCCCCATCTGCGTCGATCTGCATGATCCTGCTCACTTTGGGACTCTAAAAGTAGAAAACCCCCACATTTTTTAGCATCAGGTTTGAAGCAATCAAAATTATTTCCAATATTGCATGTGACTTTTGTAAGCATAAATTTGATGTTGTGGCCACCATTAATTGAACTGGAAAGAACATGACACACTGCTGGAGTAGATAACTGTGTGTATGTTAGTGTTGGCTTTGGGTTTTTATGACCCAACTTTGCTTGTGGTAGTGTAACTTATTAATTGTTACTGTCCCTGCTGATCCATCAGAGAAGCTAGGGTGCGGGAGCTTGTACAAGTGCTGCTCAGGCTTATTTCCTCAGAGCTTGGACTACAACGTCTGACATAACAACTAAAGATGAGACTCTGTTTTCCATTCTGTCGTTGGATGAAAATCATATAGTTTTGTCAGTATTTTTCCCCTTCTCTTATATTTGATTTTGTATATCCATCTTGACAAGCAACTTAGTGCTTGTCACGTGTATCTAGGAACAGAGTTTGTATATGTAACATTTTGATGGGAAAATGTGGTGGCTGTTTCTGTAGTTTATAGCCCATTCTTTGGACCTTTCTGACGTAAGGAATACCTCTTCAGCCACTGATGTAAGATATGCCACTCCCTTGTACCTTTTTGACATGAATATAGGTTGGAGTTGTCTTCTTCCCCACGCGGACAGCCTTGCTAGTAAATTCAAGCTAAGGAGCTGTTTAAACTTGCATAGGATTTTCATTGTTCCTGTGTAAGTTATGACGTTTTTATTTGAGTACTGAACCAATTTAAGTGACGTATGGTGtataacttttttatttgaaatttctCCAGTCCAGACACGTTAGGTAGTTTGTTTAAAGTTTTCTGCAACTGGACTGGGGAAAAACTCCGATCTTCAGTATATATGTTGTTTGAAATCTCTGCGTGGATCATTAGAATAAAAAAACGAATATATTTATTCACGTGGTTATAAGAGTTAAGAGTGATAATTAGTAGTATCAAAACAATAGCTGCTACTCCATGCACACCACAGGATGACTGATATCAAGTGCTAAGCAACCACTTGTACGCTTGCACGACTATCTTATTGGGACTTGTGAGTTGCGACAAGTGTCTCAGCTGGGCCTTGGTCCCTCTTGCTCTCCTTGTCTCGTATAGATCGAGATGTATAAGGTAGTTAAAAACCAAACAACAATGTTCGTTTTTTGTGAGTTCTCTTGTCATCTTTGTAGGAGAACATTCTGTTGGTAAACGGAGATGCTCCATTCATCAGTCACCTTCCGAATCCTGTTTCATGAAAAATTAGGAGTCCTTTAACGTAAGTTTTTATCAGGTAAAATTGGGTTGTCCCCATGGTGTAATTTGTAAACGGAGATGAATGCAAATTTCCTTCTGGAAATACTAAAACCATCTTGGGCTTCTGGATCATTCTAGGCCCAGCCCAAGACCCAGCAGTAGACCTACCTCGACGCGAATGATGCCTCTACCGCTTACCGCGAATCCGCGACGCCGTCGTCCTTTtcctcgcccgcgccgtcgAACCGCGCCTCCAGCCATCGAAGCGCGCCAGGCCACCACACCACTCAGTTCTCACCCCACCTCGTGGTcaacctgctcctcctcctccattttCTGCTACTGAGCTGCCGTGGAGTGGTGATCCATCAGATTTTAGACTTCTTCCACTGGTAAGGAACCCTAACTTGCTTGGGTGGATCTTTCGAGTGAGTTTAATCCCAATTTCATTTCTCGCGGTAAGTTTGTAGGGAATTTGGTAGGTCAAATTGAGTACATTTCACCTTTGGCTGAATGTCGATTATATCCATGTGTGTAGACTTAGCATGGGCACAAGACTTTTGAAGGGCTTAAGCCTGAAGAGGCTCCTAGGACAGTGCAGCTCAGCTGGTGTGTAGTTCCTTTCTCTTCACAGAAGAGGCTCGCAATTTAAATTTACATGCTGCTACAAAAAAATGGCATAAAATGACTGCTACGTTATTGTTTCTTTTCTATAGATCTTTACATTAAATCACGAGCATTCAGCTCCACTGTATCTTTTTCTGATCTCAATGAGAAGTTTGGCATGGGTGgcaaagatgatgatgattttaaagGTCCTAGGAAAAATAAGGAATACCAATTCCGTGGTGTATACCGGGTAATTGATACATTCTACAAGAGCAGTTATTCATACTTTAGTTTACAGTGGAGGAATTTGACTCATTTACATAATTCGTTCTTGCCAGGCAATTATTTGTGGCAAAGTTGGACAAGTGCCTGTGCAGAAAAAATTAAGGAATGGGCATACGGTAACTGTATTTACTGTTGGGACAGCTGGTATGTTTGACCAGAGGATAGTAGCCGATAACTTGCCAATGCCAGCTCAGTGGCATCGAATAGCTGTCCATAATGAGGAGCTTGGTGCATATGCTGTTCAGAAGTTGGTTAAGAAGTATGTGATATAAATCATAGGATTTTTTTGTCTTCTGCATGATATGAAATCAGAACTTTAGTTCAGAGCGTCAGTTTTACTGGTACAAAGTTGTTATAACCATGCGTTATTTCAGTTCTGCAGTCTTTGTTGAGGGTGATATCGAGACTAGAGTCTACAGTGACAGTGTCAATGATCAAGTGAAAAATATACCAGAGATCTGTTTGCGACGTGATGGTATGTTAATTTCCATTCAAGTGTCAGCTGTCCTTTTTTCCCTGTAACATCATTCTATTGCAAAAATGACTTAACTCATATGGAGTTAATTTATCCCTGGTTGGCTATATTGTTTACTGGAAATGAAATTTTTGTGCTAACTATGTTTTCCTTACTGTACACCACACATCCGCCTTATGCAGCCTATATATTTTCACTTATATCAATGTACCTTGTTCCTGTTGATTCTGAATTGATGCCATTGTTGTCCATTTTAGAATTTCAAAGCTCTAAGTTTTGTTCGTTTCTATTGTATGATTTATAGtttataaaaatattatttgtGCAGGCAAAATACGCTTGCTTCAGTCAGGGGAAGGTGATGTCAGCAAATCATTAGAGGAATTAAGTAAGTCCAGTTTGCATCTAAAAGGTTTTATGTTCCATATGGACACGTACAGAACATATGTATCATTATCAGTTCTTATTTATGATCAGCAACTAGGCAACATTGCAGTTGGAAATGTTTATCTGTGTTCCTTTTGCTTATAGACTAGCAAACTCGCTCCATGTTTATCAGCCAGTAATTCAGCACTGACTGGGTACTATGATTTCTCATGAATTTGGAAAGTGGGAACCTAATTGCCTAAGGTTTTGTTCATAAAAAACAGATTCATGTGTAGCATGTGTTCATCACGATTCACGAAACATCATCACAACAACCTTTTGTTGTGGCAGGGGAAGGACTATTCTAGCTGCAATGCAAAGGACCGTCAGCCAACACAGCGAGTTGGACAAGCGTTAGATTTGCTCCCTGTGCCGCAAGCGTTATGTCTCGGAGTGATGTTCTTATTCTTGCAGATGCAAGAAACCTGCTCTCTTTCATTTTGTTTCGCTTTTTCTGAATTTAGCTGAAAGGATCATCTTATGGACGTTGAAATAAATATAGTGTCATCTGATGTAGGAGTGAACGACATTTCAGCTATTACTTAATCTAAATTTGCAGGTCCTCTCTCATTTAATTGTGAGCTTGCATCTTTTTTGATGCATGCTTTGCATATCTGGAGAGCCCTCGCCATTATCTGGTAGATTGTAGACAGAACTGCGCTATACGGTGGAAGTGAAACTGTCGCGATTCTTAAGCCAGTGCTTTATAACAGACGCTTGAGAACCTCATTGTCATAAAACTCATAACGGAGGACCTCTCCTCCTTTTGCTTACTAGTTTTGGTATACTACTGGTTTTCATCATAGGCCTACTAAAATCGAATGGTTCGTCATCGTGTATGACACGATATTACTTCCGGAGCTCTGGTACTGGCACTCGTGAAGTCCGGGAGAAGTTTCTGTACTCCGTTTGCCGTTTTTACACTTTGTTATGGCAcaggagaaaaggaaaattttGTTATGACacaggagaaaaagaaaaattaagtAGTAGCACAGGATGAAACCATTTCGATGGCAAATAGAGAATTTTAATAAATTTTGATGGTATATGAGAAATTGTCTCACTACTAAGGGGGCGATTGGTTCcccgagctaaagtttaatccgtgtcacatcaaatattcggaggctaattagaaggaataaatatgagttaattataaaactatttgctcggatggaggctaaatagcgagacgaatctattaagcctaattaattctagcaaatgtttactgtagcagcacattgtcaaattatggagtaattaggcttaatagattcgtctcattgTTTAGCCTTCATATGTGTAATGATAGATTCATCTTATTGTTTAGtcttcatctgtgtaatgggttttgtaaatagtctacgtttaatacttctaattagtatctaaatattctaTGTGACAGatgttaaaaataagcaactggaaccaaacgcccctaaGACGTAAAGTGAGTAGTTACCCCTAAGGCGTAAAGGGTGTAGTTACTACGTGACATATATCAGCTGCGAATCTCTTTGCACCTATTGCCTGTTCTTACGTGGGATGTCATGCAATTCAATTTGACAATGCTAACCGAGTAGAGCAAATAATATCTCGTTATCTTGACATGTGCTAGATGTGGGCGTCGATGTTTTATGGATGGATGCTCTGTGCAGCCAAACTCGATAATGATGGAACCTTCAAAACAATTTAAACTTAAGGCAACACCatcgataaaaaaaaaatggaacatatctaatatgaacatttatcaCTCTAGATAGATCCATGCAGTACTCCAAATAATTTAGGGATATTTTGATCCATGgattaattttaatttttagttcggatcacataccaattagaaggactaaacgtgaactaattataaaactaattgcataagtcgtggctaattcgcgagacgaatctattaaacctatgattagcacatatttaatccatgatcaaatcatggactaattaggtttaatagattcgtatcttGAATTAGCTTTCATTtctgcaattgattttgtaattaacctatatttaatactactaattagtaacatttgatgtgacagggactaaattttaatcatggatccaaacacctccttagttAAAATCACAACATCATATAATACATCTCATCGTGATCCAATGGACAGATCGAAACCATCACATGATTCATAATTCTACATTTCATCCATTGAGAAGGTTGTATTATACTTGAAAATGAGAAGAAGTCAGAAATTCATAACTCCCCGACGGAAGAAAGGTCTTCGCCGAGAGAAGGCGTCAATCACCTTTGTCCTCTCCGCGTTCCAACCCCATCCGTCACCTCCACGTCACCATAACCTCCTCTTCCCCATCCCCTTCCCACGCGAGAAGCGTCCCCCTGATCGGAACCCTAATCCTCTCTTCCCCCGCCCTCGGAAGTCACCACCGGCAAGGGAAGCGGGATCGGAGCACCCCCAATCCGGCAAGATGGTGCTCGCGCAGCTAGGCGGGAGCATCTCCCGCGCCCTGGCGCAGATGAGCAACGCCACGGTGATCGACGAGAAGGTGCTCAACGACTGCCTCAACGAGATCTCGCGCGCGCTCCTCCAGTCGGATGTCCAGTTCAAGATGGTCCGCGACATGCAGACCAACATCAAGCGCATCGTCAACCTcgaggcgctcgccgccggcaccaaCAAGCGCCGCATCATGCAGCAGGTAGGGGCGTAGTGCTTCGTTGCCTCACCCGCCCAATCCATCGAAAGCTTCGAGGGATTTCAGTTcagtgtaacttttttttttttgggggggggggggggggggggggggggggggagggtaACCAATGCTTCTCGTTGATGGCGTCAATTAATCTCTGTTGCTGCTACTGTAGGCCGTCTTCACGGAGCTGTGCAACATGTTGGATCCCGGGAAGCCTTCCTTCACCCCCAAAAAGGGCAAGCCAAGCGTGGTCATGTTCGTTGGTCTGCAAGGTTGGTTCCTTTTCGCTGCTCAATGCCTCATGCTGATTGCACATTTGCCCAAGTGAAGTCTGGCTGATGGTTTCCTTTGCTCAAGAGCTCCTGAATTATCAAAACATGATTTATTGCAATCTAGTCTAATTGGAATGTTTTGCACTTTGCTCATTCCTTTTTTTAGAATAATAGGCCATTGCCTGGCCCATAATTAATTTAAATGAAACTATTCAAACCATTTTACAGCGCATAATGATGTTCACAGTGAGATTGGTCACCTCCAGTAATCCAACTCATAAATTGAAGGCGGTCAAGCTCTTACATAGATCAGGAAGTAGCAATTGTTAactattttataaaattttgGTGGATGTTCTGCTTTCTTGAATATAGCAGAGGTAGTCAATCGATACCATAAGTTCTTATATCTCTTGATAAAATTGAGTTATTTCCTTGAAGACACATCTAGAAGCCTAAGGTGTTAGATGTACATATGTGCTGTTTTAAATCTGAAAAATCAAGAAGATGGATGCTTTGATATGAGGTTCAATGCTATAGCATCAAGTATCTTCATTTTGGCTGAATTGGTTGCACAGAAAAAACATACCTTATGCCGTAGGCCTTTCTATGGCATATGCAAAGATGGGACAAATCCTAAATTTAATCACGTTGAGTCAATATATGTTGTTATCCCTTGCATGCTCACCATTCTTCTCACAAGATGGCGTTGTTTTCGTGCAGGTTCTGGTAAAACTACcacatgtacaaaatatgcataTTATCATCAGAGGAAAGGATTCAAACCAGCACTGGTTTGCGCTGATACATTTAGGGCTGGTGCTTTTGATCAGCTAAAACAAAATGCAACAAAAGCCAAGATCCCCTTTTATGGAAGGTGCTATAACTCGCAGGTTCAGTTATTTGTAAATCTTATTATCATCTCTGTTTTCTCTAACACTCTCTTTGCAGCTACATGGAGTCTGATCCAGTGAAAATTGCTGTTGAGGGTGTGGAGAGGTTCAAGAAAGAAAATTGCGATCTCATTATTGTAGATACAAGTGGAAGGCACAAACAAGAAGCAGCACTTTTTGAGGAAATGCGGCAAGTTTCAGAAGCAACTGTATGTGCGCTCAAAATTCTCACATTCTGGCTTTCAGCAATGCCATGAAACCTAGCAAAATTTCACTTCCATTCTTGTGTTTTCCTGCAGAAACCAGACTTGGTAATATTTGTGATGGACAGTAGTATTGGTCAGGCTGCATTTGATCAGGCACAAGCATTTAAACAAAGTGTTTCTGTTGGTGCTGTGATTATTACAAAAATGGATGGTCATGCGAAAGGAGGTGGCGCTCTTAGCGCGTGAGTATTCTCTTCCTTTTGTTGCAATACCGTCTTGGTGATTTTCTCTTTTGTGGCTTTGAAGAATTATTTCCAAAGAATCTGGAGTAAATGCTCTCAATTGGAATCTTTGTTACCTTTGCTATAGTCAGGGTGCATTTTGCACAGATAATTCCACACTTTCACTCTAGATAAGTGATGTAATGAGTACCCAACCATGAAAACTCAGTTCAATGAATGAAGATTCCGGATGGGATTATGAGATAGAATTACTTTTTAAACAGCTACATCATATCACATTTTGCCAAGAATAAATGCAGCTTGAGCTAGAGTGACTGTATGCAGAACACTATCTTTAGTTTGTTCTGTTTGTGTAACAAGGTTTTTCCCTTCATGCACACGCATTTAGGATACCTCATTGAAAGTACTTGTACATCAGAGTCACATTTCAAAACATATGTGGAACTTAACATGTCTTGCATCCTTGTTTATTTTCAGGGTTGCAGCAACGAAAAGTCCCGTTATATTTATTGGAACTGGAGAACACATTGATGAGTTTGAAGTTTTTGATGTGAAGCCATTTGTTAGTCGCCTGTTAGGTCAGTGAAAATATAAAGGTGTTTGTTTTCCTACTTTATTGGTGTGTTACCCTCTGTTAAGCTTTCTTTGTGTAATTCACAGGTATGGGAGACTGGTCAGGCTTTATGGACAAGATTCATGAAGTGGTACCTACCGATCAACAACCTGAACTTCTGCAGAAACTGTCTGAAGGAAG encodes the following:
- the LOC117858283 gene encoding signal recognition particle subunit SRP54 2, whose product is MVLAQLGGSISRALAQMSNATVIDEKVLNDCLNEISRALLQSDVQFKMVRDMQTNIKRIVNLEALAAGTNKRRIMQQAVFTELCNMLDPGKPSFTPKKGKPSVVMFVGLQGSGKTTTCTKYAYYHQRKGFKPALVCADTFRAGAFDQLKQNATKAKIPFYGSYMESDPVKIAVEGVERFKKENCDLIIVDTSGRHKQEAALFEEMRQVSEATKPDLVIFVMDSSIGQAAFDQAQAFKQSVSVGAVIITKMDGHAKGGGALSAVAATKSPVIFIGTGEHIDEFEVFDVKPFVSRLLGMGDWSGFMDKIHEVVPTDQQPELLQKLSEGSFTLRLMYEQFQNILKMGPIGQVFSMLPGFSSELMPKGHEKESQAKIKRYMTMMDSMTDAELDSTNPKLMTESRIIRIARGSGRPVRDVMDMLEEYKRLAKIWGKMKGLKIPKKGEMSALSRNMNVQHMSKVLPPQMLKQIGGMGGLQSLMKQMGSKEMGGMFGGMGGDR
- the LOC117858635 gene encoding single-stranded DNA-binding protein, mitochondrial, encoding MGTRLLKGLSLKRLLGQCSSADLYIKSRAFSSTVSFSDLNEKFGMGGKDDDDFKGPRKNKEYQFRGVYRAIICGKVGQVPVQKKLRNGHTVTVFTVGTAGMFDQRIVADNLPMPAQWHRIAVHNEELGAYAVQKLVKNSAVFVEGDIETRVYSDSVNDQVKNIPEICLRRDGKIRLLQSGEGDVSKSLEELREGLF